The following proteins are encoded in a genomic region of Hydrogenimonas thermophila:
- the leuC gene encoding 3-isopropylmalate dehydratase large subunit: MGQTITEKIFSEHVGREVKAGEIVRCNIDMVIGNDITTPISIRAFEESGATKLANPDGFSIVMDHFIPAKDIASANQAKISREFAYKHNLKHFFDEKDMGIEHALLPEKGLVVPGDVIIGADSHTCTHGALGAFSTGMGSTDLAFAMITGGNWFKVPETIKVVFTGKPGEHIYGKDLILELIRMIGVDGALYKALEFTGDTIEYLSMDDRFSLCNMAIEAGAKSGIIACDDITKEFLADKPLAREPKFHYSDEDANYCQVIEIDVSKLEPVIAYPHLPSNGKPISQAVADDLRIDQVFIGSCTNGRLSDIKIAAEIVKGKKVARHTRMIVTPATQKILKAAEKAGYIDALIDAGAVVSNPTCGACLGGYMGILGDNERCISTTNRNFVGRMGARSSEIYLANSAVAAASAIAGKIVDPRDI, translated from the coding sequence ATGGGACAGACTATTACAGAAAAAATTTTTAGTGAACATGTTGGACGTGAAGTCAAAGCGGGTGAAATAGTACGCTGTAACATCGATATGGTAATCGGTAATGATATTACAACACCTATCTCTATTCGTGCATTTGAAGAGAGTGGTGCTACTAAACTGGCAAACCCTGACGGTTTTTCTATTGTTATGGACCACTTTATTCCGGCTAAAGATATAGCAAGTGCAAACCAAGCAAAAATCAGCCGTGAATTTGCTTACAAACATAACCTCAAACACTTCTTTGATGAGAAAGATATGGGGATTGAACACGCACTGCTTCCTGAAAAAGGGCTTGTTGTACCAGGAGATGTCATAATCGGTGCAGACAGCCATACTTGTACACACGGTGCATTGGGAGCTTTCTCAACAGGTATGGGATCAACTGACTTGGCTTTTGCAATGATCACCGGCGGCAACTGGTTTAAAGTACCTGAAACGATCAAAGTGGTATTTACCGGAAAACCTGGTGAACATATTTACGGTAAAGACTTAATTTTAGAACTCATTCGCATGATTGGTGTTGACGGTGCTCTATATAAAGCTCTTGAGTTTACCGGAGATACTATTGAATACTTAAGTATGGATGATCGCTTCAGCCTTTGTAATATGGCAATCGAAGCTGGTGCAAAGAGTGGTATCATCGCTTGTGATGACATTACAAAAGAGTTCCTTGCAGACAAACCTTTGGCACGTGAACCTAAGTTCCACTACTCTGATGAAGATGCCAACTACTGCCAAGTAATTGAAATTGATGTCAGCAAGCTTGAACCGGTAATTGCTTACCCACATCTTCCAAGCAATGGTAAGCCTATAAGCCAGGCAGTTGCAGATGATTTGAGAATTGATCAAGTCTTCATTGGAAGCTGTACAAATGGACGATTAAGCGATATAAAGATTGCAGCTGAGATTGTAAAAGGTAAAAAAGTAGCACGCCATACAAGAATGATTGTCACACCTGCAACTCAAAAAATACTCAAAGCAGCAGAGAAAGCAGGATATATTGATGCCTTGATCGATGCTGGTGCTGTTGTATCGAATCCTACTTGTGGCGCTTGCCTTGGTGGTTATATGGGAATTCTTGGCGACAATGAGCGCTGTATCTCTACTACCAACCGAAACTTTGTTGGTCGCATGGGTGCAAGAAGCAGTGAAATATACCTTGCAAACTCAGCCGTTGCAGCTGCTAGTGCAATTGCTGGAAAAATTGTAGATCCACGTGATATATAA
- a CDS encoding RBBP9/YdeN family alpha/beta hydrolase translates to MKNRTLLLHGWGGSDYPHWQAWLASELAKDYGTVSFPLIQHPHYPHINRWKKEVKSHLKDFRPDTVICHSLANTLWFHLCNEGEIEPVEKLILVAPPRLNCDIETIKSFFPVTAPKNLFAKSSILVVSTNDPYMTQDEAWEMQEILGIPMKVIENAGHINSDSGYGEWPWILEYLKSGEICPTEERPKS, encoded by the coding sequence GTGAAAAATAGGACCTTACTACTGCACGGCTGGGGAGGCAGTGACTACCCTCACTGGCAGGCTTGGTTGGCAAGTGAACTTGCTAAAGATTATGGAACTGTCAGTTTCCCTCTTATTCAACATCCACACTATCCACATATAAACAGATGGAAAAAAGAGGTTAAATCGCATCTAAAAGATTTTAGACCAGATACTGTAATTTGCCACTCTCTTGCCAATACTCTTTGGTTTCATCTTTGCAATGAAGGAGAGATAGAGCCAGTTGAAAAGTTGATACTTGTTGCTCCTCCACGTCTTAACTGTGATATAGAGACAATAAAGAGTTTTTTTCCTGTCACTGCTCCAAAAAATCTTTTTGCAAAGAGTTCAATACTAGTTGTCTCTACCAATGATCCATATATGACACAAGATGAAGCGTGGGAGATGCAAGAGATACTGGGAATTCCAATGAAAGTAATAGAAAATGCAGGACACATAAATTCCGATAGCGGATATGGTGAGTGGCCTTGGATATTAGAGTATCTAAAAAGTGGTGAAATTTGTCCAACAGAAGAGAGACCTAAATCATGA
- a CDS encoding NFACT RNA binding domain-containing protein — protein sequence MKYYELKELTQYFKKFNQIRSIGRIDDNVIRIEFDRKIFIGFDMSRGRSELFWADNMLPVREYNAPFDSLLKKRFNGAKILNVTLVDDDKILRFDTALQGAYRFTKTSLQFEFTGRYTNVIILDENGIVLEALRHIDSDASFRTVQPGVVLKPLKPYSGKRQSGTIEDIEEYLKQRAIKRVQNRLHQLKTRYGKQLQKKIERLKAELKRLPCKSTLEKEVETYSTYGAIVLANLHKIKPYDTSLTTVDFEGNQIKVDLPSLPNPKRIGEHFYNLSRRASNKLNNLHIEEENLKSRIEFYECLLSNLKSAESEVQIALLFPPKQQHKKRREKMQCEVFWIDKYRVLVGRNERENIWVLKQSRANDLWLHLKDRPSSHCIIQSSDRKQIAREVIEKAARICVETSVTQPGDYLVDITYRRNVKIERGAHVTYTNYDTIKVRKE from the coding sequence ATGAAATATTATGAATTAAAAGAGCTGACACAATATTTTAAAAAATTTAACCAAATAAGAAGCATTGGGCGTATTGATGATAATGTGATCCGTATTGAGTTTGATAGAAAGATTTTCATTGGATTTGATATGTCACGAGGGCGATCAGAACTATTTTGGGCTGACAATATGTTACCAGTTAGAGAGTATAATGCACCATTTGACAGTTTGTTAAAAAAAAGATTTAACGGTGCAAAAATTTTAAATGTCACGCTTGTTGATGATGATAAAATTTTAAGGTTTGACACAGCTTTACAAGGAGCTTACAGGTTTACAAAAACATCATTGCAGTTTGAGTTTACAGGTCGTTACACAAATGTGATAATTTTAGATGAGAATGGTATTGTTTTAGAAGCTCTTCGTCATATTGACAGTGATGCAAGTTTCAGAACTGTTCAACCTGGAGTAGTTTTAAAGCCGTTAAAACCATACAGTGGTAAGCGTCAGAGTGGAACTATTGAAGATATAGAGGAGTATTTAAAGCAAAGAGCAATTAAACGAGTTCAAAATCGTCTGCATCAGCTTAAAACACGCTATGGCAAACAGCTTCAAAAGAAGATTGAACGTTTAAAAGCAGAGTTAAAGAGACTTCCTTGTAAGAGTACACTTGAAAAAGAGGTTGAAACCTATTCAACATATGGTGCAATTGTTTTGGCTAATCTGCATAAAATAAAGCCATATGATACATCTTTGACAACTGTTGACTTTGAAGGAAACCAAATTAAGGTAGATTTACCTTCATTGCCAAACCCAAAACGGATAGGGGAACACTTTTACAATCTCTCACGTCGTGCATCAAATAAACTTAATAATCTACATATAGAGGAAGAGAATTTAAAATCGAGAATTGAGTTTTATGAATGCCTGCTCTCCAATCTAAAATCGGCAGAGAGTGAAGTACAAATTGCTCTTCTTTTTCCTCCAAAGCAACAACATAAAAAGAGACGTGAAAAGATGCAGTGTGAAGTTTTTTGGATAGATAAATATAGAGTTTTAGTGGGACGTAACGAACGTGAGAATATTTGGGTTTTAAAACAGTCTCGTGCAAATGATTTATGGTTACATTTAAAAGATAGACCCTCATCACACTGTATTATACAAAGCAGTGATAGAAAACAGATTGCAAGAGAAGTTATAGAAAAAGCGGCACGAATTTGTGTTGAAACAAGTGTAACTCAACCTGGAGATTATCTGGTCGATATTACTTATAGGCGTAATGTTAAAATTGAACGGGGTGCACATGTTACATACACAAATTACGACACCATAAAGGTAAGAAAGGAATAA
- a CDS encoding phosphatidate cytidylyltransferase produces the protein MSLFSIFTDNKQRFLTGIILIAVVAAIGLINNFFVIWLFFGIVYMFSFYEAMRLFKIENNQMYAYAAGLWLLALIYPNPDDLFFLIAVVFASLLAYTREFDKKLFLPFLYPTASFLFLLTLYNDFGIDSLIWLVVVVALTDIGAFFVGKMAGKRQFCVTSPNKTIEGVAGGVVIATFAGFFTGSMLVDWPQALLISFGVSVASIFGDLFESYLKREAGVKDSGNILPGHGGMLDRVDGYLFSGIVMVLLLRGLL, from the coding sequence ATGAGTCTTTTTTCTATTTTTACAGATAATAAGCAGCGTTTTTTAACAGGCATTATATTAATAGCAGTTGTAGCAGCCATCGGTCTGATCAATAACTTTTTTGTTATTTGGCTCTTTTTTGGAATTGTCTATATGTTCTCATTTTATGAGGCTATGCGCCTATTTAAAATAGAGAATAATCAAATGTATGCATATGCAGCCGGATTGTGGCTTTTGGCACTTATTTATCCAAATCCTGATGATCTCTTTTTCTTAATAGCAGTAGTCTTTGCATCTTTACTTGCCTATACCAGAGAGTTTGATAAAAAGCTTTTTCTTCCATTTCTTTACCCTACGGCATCATTTCTTTTTCTTCTAACTCTTTACAACGACTTTGGAATAGATTCTCTAATCTGGCTTGTTGTTGTAGTAGCACTGACAGATATAGGTGCCTTTTTTGTTGGTAAAATGGCAGGAAAAAGACAATTTTGTGTAACTTCTCCAAATAAAACTATTGAAGGTGTTGCCGGTGGAGTAGTTATTGCAACATTTGCAGGCTTCTTTACAGGGAGTATGCTAGTAGATTGGCCTCAGGCACTGCTTATCTCTTTTGGTGTTTCTGTTGCATCTATATTTGGTGATCTGTTTGAAAGCTATCTTAAGCGTGAAGCAGGTGTAAAAGATAGCGGAAATATTTTGCCAGGTCACGGTGGTATGCTTGATCGTGTAGATGGGTATCTCTTTAGTGGTATAGTTATGGTTCTTTTGCTTAGGGGGTTGCTGTAA
- the dxr gene encoding 1-deoxy-D-xylulose-5-phosphate reductoisomerase: protein MVVLGSTGSIGVNTLEVARRFNIRVEALVAGNNIELLKKQILEFKPCFVCVASESLAKLIDHPRVFWGEDGILEVIRNSSSSIVVNALVGFLGLRPTIEAIREGKTVALANKESLVAGGAFIDPKHLRPIDSEHFGLWYLLSGRKPKKMVITASGGAFRDTPLEKIENATLEDALKHPNWSMGAKITIDSATMTNKLFELLEAKWFYDCENIDAVIETKSVIHALVEFVDGATTAQMAHPDMKLPISYALMQKVDTPILEPVNLLEVGSLEFREIDSKRYPVWEIKDDLLKHPKRGVVVNAANEVAVSLFSDGKIRFGQIAKLTMSAYEHFSNVDPKSLDEVFEIDREVRSWCKKVSV from the coding sequence GTGGTTGTTTTAGGATCAACTGGCTCTATAGGTGTTAATACTCTTGAAGTTGCTAGACGCTTTAACATACGTGTAGAAGCATTAGTGGCAGGAAATAATATTGAGTTGCTAAAAAAGCAAATTTTAGAGTTTAAACCCTGTTTTGTCTGTGTAGCCAGTGAGTCTTTAGCAAAATTAATTGACCATCCTCGTGTTTTTTGGGGTGAAGATGGCATTTTGGAAGTAATCAGAAATAGTAGCTCCTCTATTGTTGTAAATGCACTGGTTGGTTTTTTAGGGTTACGTCCAACTATTGAAGCTATTAGAGAGGGAAAAACTGTTGCTTTGGCAAACAAAGAGTCGCTTGTTGCTGGTGGTGCGTTTATAGATCCAAAACATTTGCGTCCTATAGATAGTGAACACTTTGGTCTTTGGTATTTGCTAAGTGGCAGAAAACCTAAGAAGATGGTAATTACTGCAAGTGGTGGAGCATTTAGAGATACTCCTTTAGAAAAAATAGAGAATGCCACTTTAGAAGATGCACTAAAACACCCTAACTGGAGTATGGGAGCCAAGATTACTATTGACAGTGCCACAATGACAAACAAGCTTTTTGAACTTCTTGAAGCAAAGTGGTTTTATGACTGTGAAAATATTGATGCTGTTATTGAGACAAAATCTGTTATTCATGCTCTTGTAGAGTTTGTTGATGGTGCTACAACAGCCCAAATGGCTCATCCAGATATGAAACTTCCGATATCTTATGCCTTGATGCAAAAGGTTGATACACCTATACTAGAGCCTGTCAATCTACTGGAAGTTGGATCACTGGAATTTCGTGAAATAGATTCAAAGCGTTACCCTGTTTGGGAGATAAAAGATGATCTGCTTAAACATCCAAAACGAGGTGTTGTTGTAAATGCTGCCAATGAGGTGGCTGTCTCTCTATTTAGTGATGGAAAAATCAGATTTGGTCAAATTGCTAAACTGACAATGAGTGCTTATGAGCATTTTAGTAATGTCGATCCTAAGAGTCTTGATGAGGTTTTTGAGATTGATCGTGAAGTAAGAAGCTGGTGTAAAAAGGTTTCAGTGTGA
- a CDS encoding DUF2442 domain-containing protein gives MYLAIKDVKPLEDYTLLLKFENNEERIFDVKPYLEIGKFKELKDKNLFESVRVSFDSIEWANQLDLDPELLYEKSYNKSVKRNI, from the coding sequence ATGTATTTAGCAATAAAAGATGTAAAACCTTTGGAAGACTATACACTGTTATTAAAGTTTGAAAATAATGAAGAAAGAATATTTGATGTAAAACCATATTTGGAAATTGGTAAATTTAAAGAACTAAAAGATAAAAATTTATTTGAAAGTGTTAGAGTAAGCTTTGATAGTATTGAATGGGCAAATCAGTTAGATTTAGACCCTGAACTACTATACGAAAAGTCATACAACAAATCAGTGAAGAGAAATATTTAA
- a CDS encoding LysR substrate-binding domain-containing protein: protein MKITLRQMEIFLEVAQIGHLTKVAERMGLSQSAVSMSIKELESIIGYKLFDRINKKLVLNEKGRAFAEAISPLVSKLNDIEEEFKNDENNGELLIGVSTTIADYLIPPIICQYMNSFPQVKVNLKVGNTRKIVEMIENGQVDLGFVEGNVDSTSIKQEVVGLDELIIVTGDRNLAMAQDEYYIDSLLGKQWILREEGSGTREVFLTHLGDLASQLNLFLELGHPESIKNMLIQSGKCLTCLPRISVMKELERGDLYEIKTKNLKFERQFLLIYHKDKYKTSLLSKFIYFTRMQLGKILEH from the coding sequence ATGAAAATAACACTAAGACAAATGGAGATCTTCCTTGAAGTTGCTCAAATAGGGCATTTGACAAAAGTTGCTGAAAGAATGGGCTTAAGTCAGTCTGCTGTATCTATGTCAATTAAAGAGTTAGAAAGCATTATAGGATATAAACTTTTTGACAGAATAAATAAAAAGTTGGTTCTTAATGAAAAAGGTAGGGCTTTTGCTGAAGCAATATCTCCTCTAGTGAGTAAGCTTAATGATATTGAAGAGGAGTTTAAAAATGATGAAAATAATGGAGAGCTTCTAATAGGTGTCAGTACAACGATAGCTGACTATCTAATTCCTCCTATAATTTGTCAATATATGAACAGCTTTCCTCAAGTGAAAGTCAATTTAAAAGTAGGAAATACCCGCAAAATTGTAGAGATGATTGAAAATGGTCAAGTTGATTTGGGATTTGTTGAGGGAAATGTTGACTCAACATCTATAAAACAAGAAGTTGTTGGACTTGATGAACTCATTATAGTTACAGGTGACAGAAATTTAGCTATGGCTCAAGATGAGTACTATATAGACAGCCTTCTTGGAAAGCAGTGGATTTTAAGAGAAGAGGGCTCTGGTACAAGAGAGGTGTTTTTAACACATCTTGGAGATTTGGCATCTCAGTTAAACCTATTTTTGGAGCTTGGTCACCCTGAATCTATTAAAAATATGTTGATTCAAAGTGGTAAATGTCTTACTTGTCTTCCTCGTATTAGTGTAATGAAAGAGCTTGAGAGAGGAGACCTTTATGAGATAAAGACTAAAAACCTCAAGTTTGAACGTCAATTTCTTCTGATATATCATAAAGATAAATATAAAACGTCACTTCTAAGTAAATTTATCTACTTTACTAGAATGCAGTTAGGTAAAATACTCGAGCATTAA
- the tsaD gene encoding tRNA (adenosine(37)-N6)-threonylcarbamoyltransferase complex transferase subunit TsaD: MILSIESSCDDSSIAITEIATKKLIFHRKISQELEHAKYGGVVPELASRLHAVDLPKLLEEAEPFLNDLKAVAVTNEPGLSVTLLEGVAMAQALSIAKDLPLIPINHLKAHIYSLFIEKEAIFPILVLLISGGHTMVLDVKGYDEIKVLATTMDDSFGESFDKVAKMMGLGYPGGPIVEKLALQGDSKKFSMPIPLQNSPKLAFSYSGIKNAVRLVVEANQPLDEETKADIAASFQKAAIAHLMQKSKKIFKELKPRNFAIVGGASANLAVRKAFTNLCEEFDCNIHLADLAYCSDNAAMVGRCAVDAYELKKFISALDIEVQPRTDVI, encoded by the coding sequence ATGATTTTAAGTATAGAGAGCAGCTGTGATGATAGCTCTATTGCAATAACAGAGATTGCTACCAAAAAGCTTATTTTTCATCGTAAAATTTCTCAAGAGCTTGAACATGCAAAGTATGGCGGTGTAGTACCAGAACTGGCAAGCAGGTTGCATGCAGTTGATTTGCCAAAACTTTTGGAAGAGGCTGAACCTTTTTTGAATGATTTAAAAGCAGTTGCTGTAACAAATGAACCAGGTCTTTCAGTCACTCTTCTTGAAGGTGTGGCAATGGCTCAGGCGCTAAGTATTGCTAAAGATTTGCCGCTTATTCCTATTAATCATCTTAAAGCTCATATATACTCACTTTTTATTGAAAAAGAGGCAATTTTTCCAATACTTGTACTGCTGATCTCCGGCGGTCATACAATGGTACTAGATGTCAAAGGGTATGATGAGATAAAAGTTTTAGCTACTACTATGGATGACAGTTTTGGAGAGAGTTTTGACAAGGTAGCTAAGATGATGGGGCTTGGATATCCTGGAGGTCCTATTGTTGAAAAATTGGCTCTACAAGGTGATTCGAAAAAATTTTCTATGCCTATTCCTCTTCAAAACTCACCAAAACTCGCTTTTAGCTACTCTGGAATCAAAAATGCTGTAAGGCTCGTTGTTGAAGCAAATCAGCCTCTTGATGAAGAAACAAAAGCCGATATAGCAGCAAGTTTTCAAAAAGCGGCAATTGCCCATCTAATGCAAAAGAGCAAAAAGATATTTAAAGAGCTTAAGCCCAGAAATTTTGCTATTGTTGGCGGTGCAAGTGCAAATCTGGCAGTACGTAAAGCATTTACCAATTTGTGTGAAGAATTTGACTGTAATATACATTTAGCAGATCTTGCCTACTGCTCCGACAATGCTGCAATGGTTGGACGATGCGCAGTTGATGCATATGAGTTAAAAAAGTTTATATCTGCTCTAGATATTGAAGTTCAGCCAAGAACAGATGTCATTTAG
- a CDS encoding DUF4160 domain-containing protein, which yields MPTISMFYGIIIRMYCAPKEHNPPHIHVYYQDNKAIIDINKVELVEGNLPKNKLRLVLAWVELRKEELLADWELAQNGELPFKIDPLK from the coding sequence ATGCCAACTATCTCAATGTTTTATGGAATAATTATCAGAATGTATTGTGCTCCAAAAGAGCATAATCCACCTCATATTCATGTATATTACCAAGATAATAAAGCTATTATCGATATTAACAAGGTGGAGTTAGTTGAAGGTAATCTACCAAAAAATAAACTTAGACTTGTTTTAGCTTGGGTTGAGCTTAGAAAAGAAGAGTTATTAGCTGATTGGGAATTAGCACAAAATGGTGAATTACCATTTAAAATTGACCCTCTAAAATAG
- a CDS encoding bactofilin family protein, translating to MGLFSKSDSTPSSSNSTTIIAHGTKIEGKILVQGKLHIDGYVEGKIEIDNSLSIGKKGGAKGEVFAKKVMVSGFFEGSIESDVVEIVSGGKIVGKIVCEDLIIEQKGIFIGESLRKNGSSIDTKKVNSPEQKPEQNAK from the coding sequence ATGGGACTCTTTAGTAAATCAGATTCGACGCCATCATCTTCAAACAGCACAACCATCATCGCTCACGGCACAAAAATAGAAGGAAAAATTTTAGTACAAGGCAAACTTCATATTGATGGATATGTAGAGGGTAAAATAGAAATTGACAATAGCTTAAGCATTGGCAAAAAAGGTGGAGCAAAAGGTGAAGTTTTTGCTAAAAAGGTTATGGTAAGTGGTTTTTTTGAAGGTAGTATTGAGAGTGATGTAGTTGAAATTGTAAGCGGAGGAAAAATTGTAGGAAAAATTGTATGTGAGGACCTTATAATAGAGCAAAAAGGGATCTTTATAGGTGAAAGTTTAAGAAAAAACGGATCATCAATAGATACAAAAAAAGTTAATAGCCCTGAACAAAAGCCAGAGCAAAATGCTAAATGA
- the mobA gene encoding molybdenum cofactor guanylyltransferase MobA has product MKFSIPCIIFAGGKSSRMGEDKALLPFGEFSTLTEYQYHRLLPLFEKIYISTKSDKFPFKAPTIFDDETLGVYAPTAGLLTIFNQLKSNAFFAISVDTPFVDEKVIKKLIEVHEKENKDAVIAKSPNGIHPMCGIYTKNLLPKLKEMVKNNQHRLGYLLKTSNTDFVYFENDDPFFNLNHPEEYKLAIEKTK; this is encoded by the coding sequence ATGAAATTTTCCATCCCCTGCATAATCTTTGCAGGTGGCAAAAGCTCAAGAATGGGAGAAGATAAAGCTCTTCTTCCATTCGGTGAGTTTTCTACTCTTACAGAGTATCAATACCATCGACTACTTCCACTTTTTGAAAAGATTTATATCAGCACAAAAAGTGACAAATTTCCTTTTAAAGCTCCAACTATTTTTGATGATGAAACATTGGGGGTTTATGCTCCAACAGCAGGATTGCTGACAATTTTCAACCAACTAAAAAGTAATGCTTTCTTTGCAATAAGTGTTGACACACCTTTTGTAGATGAAAAAGTGATAAAAAAGTTAATAGAGGTGCATGAAAAAGAGAATAAAGATGCTGTAATTGCAAAAAGCCCAAATGGCATTCATCCTATGTGTGGTATTTATACTAAAAACCTACTACCAAAACTAAAAGAGATGGTTAAAAACAACCAACATAGATTAGGATATCTTCTTAAAACATCAAACACAGATTTTGTTTATTTTGAAAATGATGATCCTTTCTTTAACTTGAACCATCCAGAAGAGTATAAATTAGCTATAGAAAAAACAAAATAA